The following are encoded together in the Triticum dicoccoides isolate Atlit2015 ecotype Zavitan chromosome 6B, WEW_v2.0, whole genome shotgun sequence genome:
- the LOC119324796 gene encoding uncharacterized protein LOC119324796 — protein sequence MAPSDPKTTTEAEVHPNAHLWAQATAIQSVRSLVPVILDFKVPSFPKWRCFFNIAVTTYALEDHLTTETAPSDPTWLRLDATVLRWLYGSMALDIVDLVMKADATAYTVWTAVDALFNDNKKTREIYLAEEFRSIKQGDRSVTEYLHLQKTAADALAEVGSPVSDTDLVTNIIKGLHERFDSVADIAPLLTPFPTFLNFRNMLLLHEMKAARRSTTNSSASAFYSAKGNPGHAGGSQGAAGGQPWRPPANPNHGASGYGKNKGKKPNGGYGSKPSGGSGNAGNLMPTPYNPWTGAIQMWPMQQPGSGILGPRPGAPRAHAYMAAPPATPTSLYHDYGVAHGQAYQSGGAPYGAASYGAAPAPRAPTPTWDPSALAQQFNTMTLQPPPHEWIMDTGATAHLSSDPGPSHPARDSSVQ from the exons ATGGCGCCGTCCGACCCGAAAACCACGACCGAGGCGGAGGTCCACCCCAACGCCCACCTATGGGCGCAGGCCACGGCCATCCAGAGCGTCCGCTCTCTCGTCCCAGTCATCCTCGACTTCAAGGTGCCATCCTTCCCCAAGTGGCGCTGCTTCTTCAACATCGCTGTGACGACCTACGCCCTCGAGGACCACCTCACCACGGAGACGGCCCCGTCCGATCCCACATGGCTTCGCCTCGACGCTACCGTGCTACGCTGGCTGTACGGCTCCATGGCGCTGGACATCGTCGATCTCGTCATGAAGGCCGACGCCACCGCCTACACGGTCTGGACCGCCGTCGACGCGCTCttcaacgacaacaagaagacgcgcgAGATCTACCTCGCTGAGGAGTTCCGCAGCATCAAGCAGGGTGACCGGTCTGTCACCGAGTATCTCCATCTGCAAAAGACGGCGGCCGACGCCCTCGCCGAGGTCGGCTCTCCCGTCTCCGACACCGACCTCGTCACCAACATCATCAAGGGCCTTCACGAGCGCTTCGACAGCGTGGCTGACATCGCCCCGCTCCTGACGCCGTTCCCGACCTTCCTCAACTTTCGGAACATGCTCCTCCTCCACGAGATGAAGGCGGCACGTCGTTCCACCACCAACTCCTCCGCCTCTGCCTTCTACTCCGCCAAGGGCAACCCTGGACACGCTGGTGGCTCGCAGGGTGCAGCCGGCGGCCAGCCATGGAGGCCACCCGCAAACCCTAATCATGGCGCCTCGGGTTACGGCAAGAACAAGGGCAAAAAGCCCAATGGTGGCTACGGCTCGAAGCCGTCCGGTGGCTCCGGCAACGCCGGCAACCTCATGCCGACGCCTTACAACCCCTGGACTGGAGCTATCCAGATGTGGCCCATGCAGCAGCCCGGCAGCGGCATCCTCGGGCCTCGCCCTGGCGCACCTCGCGCTCATGCCTACATGGCAGCGCCTCCGGCCACGCCGACGTCCCTCTACCACGACTACGGTGTAGCCCATGGCCAGGCGTACCAGTCTGGCGGCGCTCCCTACGGTGCAGCTTCCTATGGTGCAGCTCCCGCGCCTCGAGCACCTACGCCGACATGGGACCCATCTGCTCTTGCGCAGCAATTCAACACCATGACGCTGCAACCCCCTCCTCACGAGTGGATCATGGACACAGGCGCCACGGCTCACCTCTCGTCTGACCCTG gacctTCCCACCCGGCGCGAGATTCTTCGGTGCAATAG